The Chiloscyllium punctatum isolate Juve2018m chromosome 30, sChiPun1.3, whole genome shotgun sequence genome includes a region encoding these proteins:
- the LOC140455633 gene encoding uncharacterized protein isoform X1 — translation MEVKPFTVAVWDQDFTLSSTVLSQKGTQTGEKPISCEVCDKSFSQLSNLRTHQRIHTGEKPFTCEVCDKSFSQSSSLRTHQRIHTGEKPFTCEVCDKSFSKLTNLCRHQRIHTGEKPFKCEVCDRAFTQSSHLLQHQTTHTGEKPFKCEVCDRAFTHSSSLLQHQALHTGEKPFRCEVCSRAFTHSSSLLRHQTIHTGEKPFKCELCNRAFNQSSTLLRHKSTHTEEKLICCDVCDKPFSKSSSLRAHQRIHTGEKPFTCKVCEKSFSKLTDLRRHQRIHTGEKPFKCEVCNRAFIQSSHLLRHQALHTGEKSFKCELCDRAFTHSSNLIQHQIIHTGEKPFKCEMCDRAFTYSSSLLRHQTVHTGEKPFNCEVCDRAFTQSSSLLRHQTIHTGETLQMRSVY, via the coding sequence ATGGAAGTGAAACCCTTTACAGTTGCGGTATGGGACCAGGATTTCACACTGTCATCGACAGTCCTGAGCCAAAAAGGCACCCAAACTGGAGAGAAACCTATCTCATGTGAAGTGTGTGATAAATCATTCTCACAGTTATCAAACCTCAGAACTCACCAGCGTATTCACACAGGGGAAAAACCATTCACGTGTGAAGTGTGTGATAAATCATTTTCACAGTCATCAAGCCTCCGTACTCACCAGcgcattcacacaggggagaaaccgTTCACCTGTGAGGTTTGTGACAAATCATTTTCGAAGTTAACGAACCTCTGCAGGCACCAACGtatccacactggggagaaaccCTTCAAGTGTGAAGTGTGTGACCGAGCTTTTACACAGTCTTCGCACCTCTTACAACATCAGACAactcacacaggggagaaacccttcaagtgtgaggtgtgtgatCGAGCCTTCACACATTCCTCTAGTCTTCTGCAGCATCAGGCACTTCACACGGGGGAGAAACCCTTCAGGTGTGAAGTGTGCAGTCGAGCCTTCACGCATTCATCAAGCCTTCTGCGACACCAGAcaattcacacaggggagaaaccctTCAAATGTGAATTGTGCAACCGAGCATTCAACCAATCGTCAACACTCCTGAGACACAAAAGCACCCACACTGAGGAGAAACTTATCTGCTGTGATGTGTGTGACAAACCATTCTCAAAATCATCAAGCCTACGTGCTCACCAGcgcattcacacaggggagaaaccattcacatgCAAAGTGTGTGAGAAATCATTTTCAAAGTTAACAGACCTCCGCAGACATCAACGAATCCACACAGGAGAGAAACCTTTTAAATGTGAGGTGTGCAATCGAGCCTTCATACAATCATCACACCTCCTGCGACATCAGGCACTTCACACAGGAGAGAAATCCTTCAAGTGTGAGCTGTGTGACCGAGCCTTCACACATTCATCGAACCTGATACAACATCAGATaatccacactggggagaaaccCTTCAAGTGTGAAATGTGTGACCGAGCTTTCACTTATTCATCAAGCCTCCTGCGACATCAGAcagtccacacaggggagaaacccttcaattGTGAGGTATGTGACCGAGCATTCACACAGTCATCTAGCCTCCTGAGGCATCAGACAATCCACACAGGAGAAACCCTTCAAATGCGAAGTGTTTACTGA